A genomic window from Spiroplasma helicoides includes:
- a CDS encoding PTS transporter subunit EIIC: protein MKEKELESLSKEIIQVVGGLNNIGNYYNCITRLRLVLNDYSNLDLEKIKQLKNVNGVVLSGKELQIVIGPNVTKVKLFMDKLSKKETKIKVSFIVKLKTGLSEILIPIIPVFLVCGMLKSIEGTLLYFNLIQKVDIQNLNNNDIFSTFVFIISNSGIVYVGLFCSITAAKYYKISEVFALFLGLTILCPFFLNFQGITIISIKGFDYKLFSYTSLILPFIFSIYILSKIDNFFKKFMISYLDPFLRPFFSFLIVVGIHFFISGPILSYLENGVYFLIEIIGKFKYGIASMFFGFIFMILVRYGMHIVFVIPFNIVLNQNIMSFLGPAQWIACYSQLGVTIGILLITKNKELKKACKSSILPGAIFSVIEPSLYGVNTKIKKAFWIGCAVSACISWLSGFLEIKQNVPVGAGGLFSLLGTIESGYIDVCILLALYLTAVLIPIMLIQVFFRKLDFSRFTK, encoded by the coding sequence ATGAAAGAAAAAGAGTTAGAATCATTATCAAAAGAGATAATTCAAGTGGTTGGTGGTCTTAATAATATCGGAAATTACTATAATTGCATTACTAGATTAAGGTTGGTATTAAATGATTATTCAAATTTGGATCTAGAAAAAATAAAACAACTAAAAAATGTAAATGGGGTAGTTTTATCAGGAAAAGAATTGCAAATAGTTATTGGTCCAAACGTTACAAAAGTGAAGTTATTTATGGATAAGTTATCTAAAAAAGAAACAAAAATTAAAGTAAGCTTTATTGTTAAATTGAAAACGGGATTATCAGAAATTTTGATTCCAATAATACCGGTTTTTTTGGTTTGCGGAATGTTAAAGAGTATAGAGGGAACTCTATTGTACTTTAATTTAATTCAAAAAGTTGATATACAAAATTTGAACAATAACGATATTTTTTCAACTTTTGTATTTATAATTTCAAATTCAGGGATTGTTTATGTTGGATTATTTTGTTCAATAACCGCCGCAAAGTATTATAAGATTAGTGAGGTATTTGCATTGTTTTTAGGTTTAACAATACTATGTCCTTTTTTCTTAAATTTTCAAGGAATTACAATTATAAGTATTAAAGGATTTGATTATAAATTGTTTAGTTACACAAGCCTGATATTACCTTTTATATTTTCTATTTATATTTTAAGTAAAATTGATAACTTTTTTAAAAAATTTATGATTAGTTATTTAGATCCTTTTTTAAGACCTTTTTTTAGTTTTTTGATAGTTGTTGGTATACATTTTTTCATTTCAGGACCTATATTATCTTATTTAGAAAATGGAGTTTACTTTTTGATAGAAATTATAGGAAAATTTAAATACGGAATTGCTTCAATGTTTTTTGGATTTATATTTATGATTTTGGTGAGATATGGAATGCATATAGTATTTGTAATACCCTTTAATATTGTTTTGAATCAAAATATTATGAGTTTTTTAGGTCCAGCACAGTGAATTGCTTGTTATTCACAACTTGGAGTTACAATAGGTATACTTCTAATAACAAAAAACAAAGAATTAAAAAAAGCTTGTAAATCCTCAATACTACCAGGGGCTATATTCTCTGTTATTGAGCCATCTCTATATGGAGTTAATACTAAAATAAAAAAAGCATTTTGAATAGGATGTGCAGTATCGGCATGTATATCATGACTTTCAGGGTTTTTAGAAATAAAACAAAATGTTCCTGTTGGAGCTGGAGGTTTGTTCTCTCTATTGGGAACTATAGAATCGGGATATATTGATGTATGTATATTATTAGCATTATACTTGACTGCCGTATTAATACCTATAATGCTGATTCAGGTGTTTTTTAGAAAGT
- a CDS encoding M3 family oligoendopeptidase: MNRKEADKKYKWDFSNVFENSSDYKQNLEMFQKKFKKINELKGNLGNKEKFLEYLRMKNETDLLSIRLDHYLNLYNLDQTDTELQELMSLYKKANNEYKEALSFANPEILDLGYEKVISFIKGSDYAYQEYIFKKLFRMKDSFLPYQKQEVINQVSNSREILNGFFDCLSYADRQFLDVEINGKKELINTTFFNTFLASSDPIKDQQNRKLVWEKYYNNVTSKKYSFAKTLEGIITKEYEDARLKNYSSALEKALSEDNIPTAIYRKLLQIGKKNIGILKDYYSIIKDRFGFKDFFISDRHLSLADNFSKVVLVEEGKQMVKGALQMLGEEYNEKLDIAMKDNAIDFYEDSTKRSGAYSTLGNGVEPSILMNWSDTLSSVSTLAHELGHSVHTLFAEASQKYPLCSYPIILAEIASTFNEHVVFDYLYEKTTDKNEKVCLVQNRIYDMLTTFFREIQYADFELQAHELLEKNEPITAERLMNLFKSVELEYGYDLCTNNNERDAYYWPHIAHFFYYPFYVYKYSLDVAASFKIYQDVKKGGSQHITNFLKAGCHKDPLDILKDSGIDFMDEKTYEPILSEIKRLIKLLKELLD, from the coding sequence ATGAATAGAAAAGAAGCAGATAAAAAGTATAAGTGAGATTTTTCAAATGTTTTTGAAAATTCTAGTGATTACAAACAAAATTTAGAAATGTTTCAGAAAAAATTTAAAAAAATTAATGAATTGAAAGGTAATTTAGGTAATAAAGAAAAATTTTTAGAATATCTTAGAATGAAAAATGAAACAGATTTACTATCTATTAGACTCGACCATTACTTAAATTTATATAATTTAGATCAAACTGATACAGAGCTACAAGAGTTAATGTCACTATATAAAAAAGCTAATAACGAATATAAAGAAGCTTTATCCTTTGCAAATCCAGAGATTTTAGATTTAGGTTACGAAAAGGTTATAAGTTTCATCAAAGGATCAGATTATGCATATCAAGAATATATTTTTAAAAAGTTATTTCGTATGAAAGACAGCTTTTTACCTTATCAAAAACAAGAAGTAATTAATCAAGTATCAAATAGTAGAGAAATACTAAACGGTTTCTTTGACTGCTTATCATATGCTGATAGACAATTTTTGGATGTTGAAATAAATGGAAAAAAAGAGTTAATTAACACAACTTTCTTCAACACATTTTTAGCTAGTTCAGACCCAATTAAAGACCAACAAAATAGAAAATTGGTTTGAGAAAAATATTATAATAATGTAACAAGTAAAAAATATAGTTTTGCAAAAACTCTTGAAGGAATAATTACAAAAGAATACGAAGATGCAAGACTGAAAAACTATTCATCAGCATTAGAAAAGGCTTTATCTGAAGATAATATACCAACAGCTATTTATAGAAAACTTTTGCAAATAGGAAAAAAAAATATTGGAATTTTAAAAGATTACTATTCTATTATAAAAGATAGATTTGGTTTTAAGGATTTCTTCATAAGTGACAGACATTTAAGTTTAGCTGATAATTTTAGCAAAGTAGTTTTAGTGGAAGAAGGCAAACAAATGGTAAAAGGAGCATTGCAAATGCTGGGTGAGGAGTATAATGAAAAGTTAGATATAGCAATGAAAGATAATGCTATTGACTTTTATGAAGACTCTACAAAAAGAAGTGGTGCATACTCAACATTGGGAAATGGGGTTGAGCCATCTATTTTGATGAATTGAAGTGATACATTATCCTCAGTGAGTACGTTGGCACATGAGTTAGGTCACTCAGTGCATACACTTTTTGCAGAAGCATCACAAAAATATCCTTTGTGTTCTTATCCAATTATTCTTGCTGAAATTGCGTCAACTTTTAATGAGCATGTTGTATTTGACTATTTATATGAAAAAACAACTGACAAAAATGAAAAAGTATGTTTAGTCCAAAACAGAATTTATGATATGCTAACAACATTTTTTAGAGAAATTCAGTATGCAGACTTTGAACTACAAGCTCATGAACTACTAGAGAAAAATGAACCAATTACAGCGGAAAGACTTATGAATCTATTTAAATCTGTTGAGTTAGAATATGGTTATGATTTATGCACAAATAATAATGAAAGAGACGCATATTATTGACCACACATTGCTCATTTCTTTTATTATCCCTTTTATGTTTACAAATATTCATTAGATGTTGCAGCTAGTTTTAAAATTTATCAAGATGTTAAAAAAGGTGGCAGTCAACACATAACAAACTTTTTAAAAGCTGGATGCCATAAGGATCCTTTAGATATATTAAAAGATAGTGGTATTGATTTTATGGATGAAAAAACATATGAGCCTATTTTGTCTGAAATTAAAAGACTAATAAAATTATTAAAAGAGCTTTTAGATTAA
- a CDS encoding ATP-binding cassette domain-containing protein, with protein MFKPISKKNKKRNRKNIQMIFQDPSSSLNDRMSVEEIVGEGLINFKKVYKNNEIREEYLKNYNENSESKIENIKKVKDSDVKKYLILKTIQSVGLLPEHLSRYPHEFSGGQRQRIGIARSLILKPKLIVADEPISALDVSVRAQVLNLFKKFQSEQDLTIIFVAHDLSVVRFITDRIAVIYHGKVLEMADANELFTNPIHPYTKSLISAIPKPEPSIAKNTKSFVYDPDKEHYDYIFDLPSFVEIEKGHYVYFNEREIRNYKK; from the coding sequence TTGTTTAAACCTATTTCTAAGAAAAACAAGAAAAGAAATAGAAAAAATATTCAGATGATATTTCAAGATCCTAGTTCCTCACTTAATGACAGAATGTCTGTAGAAGAAATAGTTGGGGAAGGATTAATAAATTTTAAAAAAGTTTATAAAAATAATGAAATTAGAGAAGAATATTTAAAAAACTATAATGAAAATAGTGAAAGTAAAATAGAAAATATAAAAAAAGTTAAAGATTCAGATGTTAAAAAATATTTGATTCTTAAAACAATACAATCAGTTGGTTTACTCCCAGAACATTTATCAAGATATCCGCATGAATTTTCTGGTGGACAAAGACAAAGAATTGGCATAGCTAGATCACTAATTCTTAAACCTAAATTGATAGTCGCAGATGAGCCAATATCTGCACTAGATGTTTCTGTAAGAGCCCAAGTTTTAAACTTATTTAAAAAATTTCAATCAGAGCAAGATTTAACAATAATTTTTGTCGCACATGATTTAAGTGTTGTTAGATTCATTACAGATAGAATAGCTGTAATATACCATGGTAAAGTTTTAGAAATGGCTGATGCAAATGAGTTGTTTACTAACCCAATACATCCATATACTAAGTCTCTAATTTCAGCAATCCCTAAACCAGAACCATCGATAGCAAAAAATACTAAAAGTTTTGTTTATGATCCAGATAAAGAACATTATGACTATATTTTTGACTTACCAAGTTTTGTAGAGATAGAAAAAGGTCATTATGTATATTTTAATGAAAGAGAGATTCGAAACTATAAAAAATAA
- a CDS encoding ATP-binding cassette domain-containing protein, with protein MKDMKQSDIFLKIRDIKISFKNKGKKFTAVNETSLDIKKGEIFGLVGESGSGKTTIARAIVGVQNLSDGAIYMDEQIVAGKASSLYHLNTYIKNKIIDLENKLYSIVYVIKNQTKKLKNIYFNNKKKVTEIKYYSNRIINLTKIKFIDEVYEYILKLINIIVSKEERIKKFVNNIHLQVPEIPLELEKSILKKIEEVIINENALKLKIEEAYLLTTNFLKKWEENSKEKVQLNNYIKSFFVLFDFIVNINNDIFKNLNIVKTAHKENLLLTSPERIKNKLLPSYYKKIYVSRDDFIKECRLQINKLSQENNEFNNKKIKKYKLYLKDFWSNENISIKNCEKILQIYKLKDSINYDKLKVLSSKLKSTDFEINLKNKISNNIKLTDKELDEISLKFDYIKKLLIEILLKVKILLKNILNE; from the coding sequence ATGAAAGATATGAAGCAGTCGGATATTTTTTTAAAAATAAGAGATATAAAAATAAGTTTTAAAAATAAAGGTAAAAAGTTTACTGCAGTTAATGAAACTAGTTTAGATATTAAAAAAGGAGAAATTTTTGGTTTAGTTGGAGAATCTGGTTCAGGTAAAACTACAATTGCTAGAGCAATTGTAGGAGTACAAAATTTGAGTGATGGCGCTATATACATGGATGAGCAAATAGTAGCTGGTAAAGCTTCAAGTTTATATCATTTAAATACTTATATAAAAAATAAAATTATAGATTTAGAAAATAAATTATATTCAATAGTTTATGTAATAAAAAATCAAACAAAAAAATTAAAAAATATTTATTTTAATAACAAAAAGAAAGTTACAGAAATAAAATATTATTCAAATAGAATTATAAATTTAACTAAAATTAAGTTTATAGATGAAGTTTATGAATATATATTGAAATTGATTAATATAATTGTTTCTAAGGAAGAAAGAATAAAAAAATTTGTAAATAACATTCATTTACAGGTACCTGAAATTCCTCTAGAGTTAGAAAAGTCTATTTTAAAAAAAATAGAAGAAGTCATAATAAATGAAAATGCTTTAAAACTTAAAATAGAAGAAGCATATTTATTGACAACAAATTTTTTAAAAAAATGGGAAGAAAATAGCAAAGAAAAAGTACAACTTAATAATTATATAAAAAGTTTTTTTGTACTTTTTGACTTTATAGTTAATATAAATAATGATATTTTTAAAAATTTGAATATTGTTAAAACTGCACATAAAGAAAATTTGTTATTAACTTCACCAGAGAGAATTAAAAACAAATTATTACCAAGTTATTACAAAAAAATTTATGTTTCTAGGGATGATTTTATAAAAGAATGTAGATTACAAATAAATAAACTATCCCAAGAAAATAACGAATTTAACAACAAGAAAATAAAAAAATATAAATTATACTTAAAAGATTTTTGAAGTAATGAAAATATATCAATAAAAAATTGTGAAAAAATACTACAAATTTACAAATTAAAAGATTCTATAAATTATGATAAACTCAAAGTTTTATCTAGTAAGTTGAAATCTACAGATTTTGAAATAAATTTAAAAAATAAAATAAGTAATAATATTAAATTAACAGACAAAGAATTAGATGAAATAAGTTTAAAATTTGACTATATAAAAAAATTGTTAATAGAAATATTGTTAAAGGTGAAGATCTTGTTGAAGAATATTTTGAATGAATAG
- a CDS encoding oligopeptide/dipeptide ABC transporter ATP-binding protein: MKEKILTIKNLEIKFQVRKKLLTAIRNVSLDLYDEEILAIVGESGSGKSVITKSFTGMIESNGFISDGSIIYNPINPSEDDYFKKSVDLVSMQKELIDKYTIKSIKRSIKAELKYEYKKIKYLKKINKEHLDILIDQKKKVLAKLENKHALFSRNKKINIKMESIKSNIEKLVNYEEYLINNDRKKSMRQEIFESIYHLKVDYRKINGITLIDKFKIKKIINYMKRIKDFLQKEKNEEDTKLLKSLLKDNLFHLIVNKFLLNKKKNKKSQALKVYFKENFTKYGINFFEQELSFNKIEELNKMYEAKIEQYKQNENIKGLLSKSIFSFIEHYSNCAYNFKIEDDIEDLIIKLIVENKFDNEIYERIIAQWNHVKKFKFFNKFSSLNLLKKLRGKTIATIFQDPMTSLNPLLSVGFQISEVLRKKWNYSRKKAKKEAINLLEKVGIKEPKKRYKDIPGQYSGGMRQRVVIAIALACKPKILICDEPTTALDVTIQAQILELIQDLQKEYKFAVVFITHDLGVVAKIADRVAVMYAGQIVEFGLTDEVFHDPKHPYTWSLLSSLPQLSEKGKKLYSIKGSPPSLFKKLKGDSFSERSDYALEIDKIYEPPMFQVSETHYAKTWLLDKRAPKINKPEILNELKNKVEE; the protein is encoded by the coding sequence ATGAAAGAAAAAATTTTAACTATTAAAAATTTAGAGATCAAATTTCAAGTAAGAAAAAAACTTTTAACAGCCATTAGAAATGTTTCTTTAGATTTGTATGATGAAGAAATACTTGCCATAGTGGGTGAATCGGGAAGTGGAAAGTCAGTAATTACAAAATCTTTTACTGGTATGATTGAGAGTAATGGTTTCATAAGTGATGGTTCAATAATTTATAATCCGATAAATCCGAGTGAAGATGATTATTTTAAAAAATCAGTTGATTTAGTTTCTATGCAAAAAGAATTAATTGACAAATACACAATCAAAAGTATTAAAAGAAGTATAAAAGCTGAACTAAAATACGAATATAAGAAAATTAAATATTTAAAAAAAATAAATAAAGAACATTTAGATATATTGATAGACCAAAAGAAGAAAGTTTTAGCTAAATTGGAAAACAAACACGCATTGTTTTCTAGAAATAAAAAAATAAATATTAAAATGGAAAGCATAAAAAGTAATATAGAAAAATTAGTAAACTATGAAGAATATTTAATAAATAATGATCGTAAAAAAAGTATGAGACAAGAAATATTTGAAAGTATTTATCATTTGAAGGTTGATTATAGAAAAATAAATGGAATAACATTAATTGATAAATTTAAAATAAAAAAAATAATTAATTACATGAAAAGAATAAAAGATTTTTTACAAAAGGAAAAAAATGAAGAAGACACTAAATTGCTAAAAAGTTTGTTAAAAGATAACTTATTTCATTTAATAGTTAATAAATTTCTTTTAAATAAAAAGAAAAATAAAAAATCCCAGGCTTTAAAAGTTTATTTTAAAGAAAATTTTACAAAATATGGTATAAATTTTTTTGAACAAGAACTCAGTTTTAATAAAATTGAAGAATTAAATAAAATGTACGAAGCAAAAATTGAACAGTATAAACAAAATGAAAATATAAAAGGTTTATTAAGTAAAAGTATATTTAGTTTTATTGAGCATTATAGTAATTGTGCTTATAATTTTAAAATAGAAGATGATATTGAGGATTTAATAATAAAATTGATTGTTGAAAATAAATTTGATAATGAAATTTATGAAAGAATAATTGCACAATGAAATCATGTCAAAAAGTTTAAATTTTTTAACAAATTTAGTTCTTTAAATTTATTAAAAAAACTAAGAGGTAAAACAATAGCGACAATATTTCAAGATCCTATGACATCTTTGAATCCTTTACTATCAGTAGGTTTTCAAATTTCTGAAGTACTAAGAAAAAAATGAAACTACTCAAGAAAAAAAGCAAAAAAAGAGGCCATTAACTTATTGGAAAAAGTAGGAATAAAAGAACCAAAAAAAAGATATAAAGATATACCGGGACAATATTCTGGAGGCATGAGACAAAGAGTTGTTATAGCTATTGCTTTAGCTTGTAAACCAAAAATTTTAATTTGTGATGAACCAACAACAGCATTAGACGTAACAATACAAGCACAAATTTTAGAGTTAATACAAGATTTACAAAAAGAATATAAATTTGCAGTTGTGTTTATAACACATGACTTAGGTGTTGTTGCTAAAATAGCTGATAGAGTTGCCGTAATGTATGCTGGTCAAATTGTTGAATTTGGACTTACTGATGAAGTTTTTCATGATCCAAAGCATCCTTATACATGATCTTTACTATCTTCTTTACCACAATTAAGCGAAAAAGGAAAAAAACTTTATTCTATAAAAGGATCACCACCGTCACTATTTAAAAAGTTAAAGGGAGATTCATTTTCTGAAAGAAGTGACTATGCTTTAGAAATAGACAAAATATATGAACCACCAATGTTTCAAGTGTCAGAAACACACTATGCAAAAACTTGACTACTAGATAAAAGAGCACCTAAAATAAATAAACCAGAGATTTTAAATGAACTAAAAAATAAAGTTGAAGAATAG
- the oppC gene encoding oligopeptide ABC transporter permease OppC produces the protein MSEKVLSKKYADDEFNWEEIVKLKYSYSKYNIEEIDNSLFKKVSDEWKSFKAESINSKPYSYWKSVGKTVLASKVFIICLLLIIIFVTMSLFIARGETPVPLDRPNRNPAAPSSQHLFGLGLMGEDLWNKMWIGTRSTLLFMVFIASIQIATGILIGLIWGYFSKLDILFIEIIRFLSMIPSLILWLLVIFIFGGQSTLWVLVLAISLTSWISMSSVIRIQTILVRNSEYNIASKVLGTNSFRIIIKNILPKILPIIIQTASFAIPNAIALDSLLSFYNFGFVSDLIHAASLGSILNEVVSDTTWQLFPHLLIIPISFISGISLLFFLVGKIFADSLDPKLHR, from the coding sequence ATGAGTGAAAAAGTATTGAGTAAAAAGTATGCTGACGATGAGTTTAATTGAGAAGAAATTGTTAAATTAAAATATTCTTATTCTAAATATAACATTGAAGAAATTGATAACTCATTGTTTAAAAAAGTAAGTGATGAATGAAAGTCTTTTAAAGCTGAATCAATTAATTCTAAACCATATAGTTATTGAAAATCGGTTGGAAAAACTGTATTAGCTAGTAAAGTTTTTATAATATGTTTATTATTAATAATTATTTTTGTTACAATGAGTTTATTTATTGCTAGAGGTGAAACACCCGTTCCACTTGATAGACCCAATAGAAACCCTGCAGCTCCTAGTTCCCAACATCTTTTTGGTTTGGGACTGATGGGAGAAGATTTATGAAATAAAATGTGAATAGGTACAAGAAGCACTTTACTATTTATGGTATTTATTGCTTCTATACAAATAGCCACAGGTATATTAATTGGATTAATTTGAGGTTATTTTTCTAAATTAGATATATTGTTTATAGAAATTATTAGATTTTTATCTATGATACCATCTCTAATATTGTGATTACTAGTAATATTTATCTTTGGTGGACAATCAACACTTTGAGTTTTGGTCTTAGCTATTTCATTAACAAGTTGAATCAGCATGTCTTCGGTTATTAGAATTCAAACAATCTTGGTCAGAAACTCTGAATATAATATTGCTTCAAAAGTTTTAGGAACAAATAGTTTTAGAATAATAATAAAAAACATATTACCAAAAATATTACCAATAATTATTCAAACAGCATCTTTTGCTATACCTAATGCAATCGCATTGGATTCATTGTTATCGTTTTATAATTTTGGTTTTGTTAGTGACTTGATTCACGCAGCTTCGCTTGGGTCAATACTAAATGAAGTTGTTTCAGATACAACATGACAATTATTTCCGCATTTGCTTATAATACCAATTTCGTTTATTTCTGGAATATCATTGTTATTTTTCTTGGTTGGAAAAATATTTGCGGATTCATTAGATCCAAAGTTGCATAGATAG
- the oppB gene encoding oligopeptide ABC transporter permease OppB — MKTTIEQNESDQSLLDLINRVENKVIESNLRRDKFARLKYLFKKINKKKIDFLNKVPLLSYSIKRIIYAFITLYIAIAFVYILIVLSLDDISVMNDFNFARPPVTVGGPEWKEWVKNKKTALGLDGSLLKQILIYWRNVTPFIPKSIRMPLRVSHVGITWGNPETKWFWLGLILNKSNGIINYPVMDYFKKAIPISFQIGVVAVLISYIFGVPIGILAAKNKEKPVDNVITWWFLILISTPATILISVFWLIGIKYLNSSGIWGENNYTNFLAIIAVALLLMPPIVIDTRRYVIDEMSSDYVKFAQSKGLGSIYIFYVHIFRNAGVRIIRLIPGVLVISLFGSSILVERFWAAPGMSQYILKGVSTKDVFVVLGYITLSAYVGVFSSLIGDLILVLMDPRVKLSNNRKE, encoded by the coding sequence ATGAAAACTACTATTGAACAAAATGAAAGTGATCAAAGTTTGTTGGATTTGATTAATCGGGTAGAGAATAAAGTTATTGAAAGTAATTTAAGAAGAGATAAGTTTGCTAGATTAAAGTACCTTTTTAAAAAAATAAATAAAAAAAAGATTGATTTTTTAAATAAAGTACCTTTGTTAAGTTATTCAATAAAAAGAATTATATATGCTTTTATAACACTTTATATTGCTATTGCTTTTGTATATATATTGATAGTATTATCTCTTGATGATATATCGGTAATGAATGATTTTAATTTTGCCAGACCACCTGTAACTGTTGGGGGTCCAGAGTGAAAAGAATGAGTAAAGAACAAAAAAACAGCACTTGGATTAGACGGATCACTTTTAAAACAAATCTTAATATATTGAAGAAATGTCACACCTTTTATTCCAAAAAGTATTAGAATGCCTTTGAGGGTTAGTCATGTAGGAATTACATGAGGCAATCCAGAAACTAAATGATTTTGGCTTGGATTGATACTAAATAAGTCTAATGGAATAATTAATTACCCTGTAATGGATTATTTTAAAAAGGCAATACCAATATCATTTCAAATAGGAGTGGTTGCTGTTTTAATTTCTTACATTTTTGGAGTTCCAATCGGTATACTGGCAGCTAAAAATAAAGAAAAACCAGTAGATAATGTAATAACGTGGTGATTTTTAATATTAATTTCAACACCAGCAACTATATTGATATCAGTGTTTTGATTGATTGGTATCAAATACTTAAACTCATCCGGTATATGAGGAGAAAATAATTATACTAATTTTCTAGCTATTATTGCGGTCGCACTACTATTGATGCCGCCAATCGTTATCGACACTAGAAGATATGTTATTGATGAAATGTCATCAGATTATGTTAAGTTTGCACAATCAAAAGGTTTAGGTTCAATTTATATATTTTATGTACATATTTTTAGAAATGCAGGTGTAAGAATTATTAGATTAATTCCTGGAGTTTTAGTTATATCTTTATTTGGATCAAGCATTTTGGTTGAAAGATTTTGAGCGGCCCCTGGTATGAGTCAATATATACTAAAAGGAGTTAGTACAAAAGATGTTTTTGTTGTTTTGGGCTATATAACCCTGTCAGCTTATGTTGGTGTATTTTCATCCTTGATTGGAGATCTTATTTTAGTTCTTATGGATCCAAGAGTTAAATTATCAAATAATAGAAAGGAATAA